The Acidobacteriaceae bacterium nucleotide sequence AAGCAGCTCTCCGACGTCTGGCTGAAGACCGCGCCCGTCGAAGCGAAGAAGCTTATCGGCCAGCGCTTCAACGCGCTCAAGGACGAAATTGAAGCCGCCATCAGCGGTGCCGGTGCGAGCGCATCCGCCAAGTCGACCGCGCGTGCGCTGGACTTCACCCTGCCCGGAACCACGCAGCCGGTTGGCGCGGAGCATCCGCTGGTAAAGACGATGGCTGAAGTCGTCGAAGTCTTCCGCCGCATGGGATACTCGCCGCGCCTTGGCCCCGAGGTCGAAAGCGACTTCTACAACTTCGAGTCGCTGAACTTCCCCCCGAACCACCCCGCGCGCGACACGCAGGACACGCTCGTGATCGCCGACCAGGATGGAAAACCGTTGCGCGACCGCCTGCTGATGCGCACGCACACCTCGCCGGTACAGATCCGCTCCATGCTGATGGACGACCCACCCCTGCGCCTCGTCATCCCCGGCAAGGTGCACCGCAACGACGAGTCCGATGCGACGCACTCGCCAGTCTTCCACCAGGTCGAAGGCCTGTGCGTGGATACCAACATCACGTTCAGCGACCTGAAGGGCACGCTCGACCACGCGATGAAGTCTCTCTTTGGCTCCAGCGTGAAAACGCGCTTCTTCCCGTCGTTCTTTCCGTTCACGGAGCCGAGCGCCGACGTGCAGATCTCCTGCATCTTCTGCGGCGGCAAGGGCTGCCGCAAGTGCAAGCACTCCGGCTGGATCGAACTGCTGGGCTGCGGCATGGTCGACCCGAACGTCTTCGAAGCCGTGAACAAACGACGCATCGAACTGGGCAAGGACCCCGTCTACGACACGTCGAAGATCTCCGGCTTTGCCTTCGGCATGGGCGTCGACCGCATCACGATGATGAAGTACGGCATCAGCGATATCGGCCTGCTTTACTCGGGCGATACACGCTTCCTCGAACAGTTCGCCTAGAACGAAATAAAACGTCGAAAGGGCCAGCAAATGCTGGCCCTTTCGACGTTTTGCTAAAGCTTAGAAATGGTAGTTGACGCCTGCGGTGACGGTGCTGAAGTTTACCGTCTGCGTAGAGCTCACACCATTTGTGGCGGTGAAGAGCACTTCCGGCACAGCAATGTTGCCAACATGGTTGTAGCCGTATTCGGTCACGAACGAGACGTGGTGAGCGAGAGCGTACTCCAGGCCCGCGCCGGCAACGTAGCCGTTGTGAACCTTGCTCTGGCTGTAAACGCCGGTCCCGCTGGAGATCGCGCCGGTGACCTTGAACTCAGTGTCGGCAACAAGCAGACCGCCATGAACGTACGGCAGAGCGCGGTGGTAGCGGCGTCCGACGCGGCCACGAACGGTAGTCATCTGCTTAATCTTGCTCTGCAGACCATCGAGAAGGCCGGTGTTCGAGGACTCGTTGAACTTGAAATGAGCGTTCGACCATGACCAGTCGGCGAGAGCGCCGACAACGAGGCCGTGTAGGTTGAAATCAACGCCGCCGTGAACACCGACGCGACCACCCGAGAAAGCTGAATCCAGGTTGAGATAGCTGGTGCCATCGGTTTCGTTCAGGTTGTAGTTGCCTGCGGCTGCACCTGCAATGACGCCAACGTGGGTGTCGATCAGGTGGTGCTTTTCAGTCTGTGCGCTGGAGGTCACGGTGGCCACGGCAAGAAGTGCAAGGAAAGTGAAGCTCAGCTTGATGATTTGACGCATGTTTTCTGTAATTGCCTTTCGATTGGACAAACCTCTACCGACCGATAACGACAAACGTTTCCACTCACTGCCAGCAAAGCGGGCAGCTCGGTCAGATGATCGAAGGACTTTTTCCTGAGGAGTCGGACGAACGGGGTGAGGATGTCGTCAGTAAGGGTAGCAGTGTCGCATGTCGATATGTCGCGAAATCACGCGGAATCACCTAAGTGCTAACTAGCAGAAAGCGCAGAAGTGGATACGTTTCCGTGGTAGGCTCTAGCCTTATCACCCACCTCAGGAGCTTTCCCATGCTGCGCACGTCTACCGTGCTCCGCGGCCTATTGGCTGCACCATTTCTTATTGCCTCTCTAGTTGGTTGCGGAGGCAGTTCTTCCAGCGTCGCCACACCCAATCCCATCCCTGTCCCGACGCCTACTGGAGTCAGCACGCTATACGCGATTGTGCGTCCGACGACGCAGACGCCGTTCCAGGTGCAGACGTTTCCCGCCACTTCGAGTGGCGCGGTGACGGCTTCGTCCACGCTGACGCTGCCGACGGGACTGCAGCCTGAAGTTTTGGCGCTCGACAGCAACGGCGCGCTCTATGTGGCTGGCATGACCGGTGCGGCGAATGGCCTGCAGGTGATGGTGTACGCGGCCGGTGCGACCGGTACGGCGACGCCGACGCGCACCATCACGATGACCTCGGCGACCTACGACGGCATCCAGTCGATGGCCTTTGATTCAAGCAATAATCTGTGGCTCGTGCGCGGGCTGAACAATTTGTATGTGATTCAGGAGTTTTCCCCGACCGCTGACGGTGCAGCCACGCCGATGAAGTCAATTAGCGGTGCGAACACGCTGTTGAACAGCAGCCTCTACACCTCGGTGAATGGAATCACGTTTGACTCCGACAACAATCTCTACGTGCTGACCAACGACGGCGTGGTCGGGTATGCGATCTCGTCGAACATGGTGGGGCGGCTGCTGGTGTTCCCGGCAAACAGTGATGGCAACGTGACGCCGACGCGCTCGTTCACGACCCGAGGCGTGGCGCTGAGCTCGCTAGTGCTGGATAGCTCACGCGATGTCTACATCGCTGAGAATCCCGGTGCACTGAGCACGACGCCGACGTTTATTTCGGAGTACGGCCCGACCACGAGCGGCGTGGCGACCGCGCTGAAGACCATCACCTTCCCGACGCTGCGGCCCGGTGCGATGAACACCATGCACATCGACAACGCGACCAACCGGCTCTTTGCGGCGATGCAGACACAGAACACCGGAGGAACGAACTACCTGATCGACTTCCCGACCTCGGCAACCGGCGACACCACGCCGGCCAGCGTGACGGTGACGAGCGGGTTCTACCTGGGTGGGTACGGGTTCGACATTCGCTAACAACGCAAGCAAAAACACAGAGGCCGCCGGAGTGATCCGGCGGCCTCTATGCTCGTTGCGAACGATCCTTGGTTACTTCTTGCCGATCTCGAGATCGAGGGTGATCTTCACTTCATCGCCCAGCATGGGAGGAGCAAACTTGGGACCGAAGTTAAAGTCTGCGCGCTTGATCACGGTGCTTGCCGAGAAGCCGCTGACCAGGCCGCCCTTCATGCCCTTCTGCGGGGGAACCGGGCCGTCGACGTCGAGCTTCACCAGCTTGGTCACACCAGCCAGCGTCAGGTTGCCCCATACGACCAGCTTGCCACCTTCGTGCACAACCTTGGTGGACTGGAAGTGGATCGTCGGGTTCTTTGCGACGTCGAAGAAGTCAGGCGACTTGAGGTGCTTATCGCGTGCTTCCATCGTGGTGTCGACGGTGTTGGCATCCAGGTCGGCAACGACCGAATCCTTTGACGCGTCCTTTTCGTCCCAGACAATCTCGCCCTTGATGCCGCTGATCGAGCCGCGCACGTTCGAGATGCCCATGTGGCGGATCTCGAAGTTGGACTGCGAGTGTGCCGGATCAATCGTCCACGTGCTCGTCTGTGCGAACGCACCCATAGCGGGCGCCAGAACGAGCGCAGCCGCTGCTGCCAGAATCATGTTCTTCTTCATCGAAATCTCCTCGTGGGAAACGTGCCGGTCGCACCTTGCCGCGCCCTGGCTTTCCAGTTTCACCACTCTACCGGAACAAGATGAGCAGGAAAAGTATATTGATGCAAATATTTTCGATATCCATCTTTTCTTCAACGTTTGAGACAATAGACCACTGAACCGCAATGAACCTGATAACTCCCTGGATCCGCTCGTTTCTGCCTGCCCTTCCGGTCTCTGACCGCCAGCTTGCCGAGGACCTCACACTCCGCGGCATCGCCGTCGAAGGCGAGTTCCCCTTTGCCGACGGCAACGGTACGCGCTTCGAGATGGACATCACGACCAATCGCGTCGACGCCATGAACCACTACGGCGTAGCGCGCGAAGCTGCCGCTATCTATAACGTGGCGCTGACGCCGCTGACCGCCTCGCTGGCGGCTCCCGTAAAGGAGACGCGCGAGGGTGCAGGCTATCCCGTTCGTATCGAGGCCGAAGACCTCTGCGGACGCTTTACGACGCGCATCCTTCGCGGCGTTACGGTGAAGCCCGCCACAGGCATGATCGCCGGATACTTTGCCGCGCTCGGCCAGAAACCGATCTCCGGTCCAGTGGATGTCACGAACTTTGGCTGGCTCGCAATGGGGCAGCCGACGCACGTCTTTGACCTCGACAAGGTTGAAGGCGCGATCGTCGTTCGCCGTGCAATGGCGGGCGAGAAGCTGCGCCTGCTCGATGGCACCGAGAAGACGCTCGTCGCAGACGACCTCGTCGTCGCCGATGAAAAGAAGGCCCTTGGTCTGGCAGGCGTGATGGGCGGGTGGGAGTCGCGCGTGACGGAGGAGACGAAGAACATTCTCGTTGAAGCCGCATGGTTTGATCCCGCTTCGATCCGCGCCAGCTCGCGCCGCCACGGCCTGCACACCGATGCCTCACACCGCTTCGAACGAGGCGCTGACTTCAACGCGGCACCTGTTGCCAACGCCCTGATTACGCGCCTCGTGCTCGAACAGGCGGGCGGCGAAGTAGAAGGCCCGCTGGTGGACGTGATCGTCCCCGCGCTGGCGGCGAAGACCGCCGAGCGCAAGCCGATTCAGCTTCGCGTCAGCGAAGTGCAGCGGCACCTGGGCACGACGCTCGATGGCTCTGAACTTTCCGCAGAACTCATCACGCAGTACCTCTCCGCACTGGGCTGCGAGCTGACGCCGAACGGCGCGCCGGGAGATTTTCTCGCGAGGCTGCCGAGTTGGCGTCTCGACCTGGAACGCGAGATCGATCTGATCGAAGAAGTGGCCCGCGTCTACGGCTACAACCGCTTCGCCGATACGTTGCCGACATTCTCGGGCGAGGTCATCGACCTGCCGCACGCCGAGCAGGAGCGCGTGATCCGCACGACACTGCGCGCGCTTGGCTTCAGCGAAACCATCTCCAGCACCTTTGTCTCAGCCGAAGCGGCAGCGATCTTCGCTGCGACGCCCGCTGTGCCGATGGGCAACCCCCTGAGCGAAGAAGCGGGCGTGCTGCGTCCTGCGCTTGCGGCCAACATGGCCTCCGCGCTGGCGCTGAACCTGAACCGCGACGTCGACACCGTGCGTCTCTTTGAGCTGGGCACAGCGTTCACCGGTTCCACCGCCGAGGTCACCGAGCGCCAGTCGCTCGCACTCGGTCTAACCGGCAACGCTCTCGCGACTGCGCTCTACACCGCTGCGGACGCACTCTTCTATGAGGCCAAGGGCGCGCTGGAGGCTGTACTCGCGAAGTTCAACGGTGCGGTCAGCTTCTCGGCAGACAATCTGCCGACGTGGATCGAAGCAGGCCGTGGCGCAAACGTTTTGATCGATGGCAAGCTTGCCGGCAGCTTCGGCGAACTCAGCTCCACGGAGTTGCAACGCCGCAAGCTGAAGCAGACGTGCGTGCTCGCCGAACTCGACGCGCAGACGCTGCTCGAAACGACGCTGCGCCAGCCTGTGATTCGCGAGCTTTCGCGCTTCCAGTCCGTGGCGCGCGACTTCTCGTTCCTCTTCCCGGACAGCGTGCAGTGGAGCGCGATCGACACCGCCATTCGCGGCCTCGCGATCCCCGTTCTCACCTCCGTTTCTGCAGTCGAGATCTTCCGCGACCCGAAGGGCAGGGCCGTGGCCGCTGGCAGCTACTCGCTGCTGGTGCGCACGACGTTGCAGTCGCCCGAACGTACGTTGACCGACGAAGAGATCACCAGCTCCACCGAACGCATCACTGCGGCCCTGACCAGCCTCGGCGGCTCACAACGCGCTTAGCGGCACCACGCTTCACCTGACGCTTATGGCACTGCGCACAGCGAACATTATCGGTTCCGGCCCCAACGGCCTCGCAGCGGCGATCACCCTCGCCCAGCGAGGCGTCGCCGTCACCGTATACGAACGCAACGCCATGCTCGGCGGCGCGTGTTCGACCGCCGAAGTCACGCTACCGGGCTTCAAACACGACCTCGGCTCGTCGGTATATCCGCTCGGAGTCTGCTCACCGTTCTTCGCGGCGCTGCCGCTGGCCGACTACGGTCTGGAGTGGATCGAGCCAACGTCGCCACTGGCGCATCCGTTCGACGACGGCACCGCGCTAACGCTTGAGTACTCCATCGACGAGACCGTGCGACACATGCCGGGTCGCGATGTGAAGGCGTGGCGCAACCTTGTTTCGCCGTCGCTGCGGCACTGGACCGAGATCGTCGAAGGCGTGATGAACCCGCTGCTGGGCATTCCGCACCATCCGTTTGAGATGGCCCGCTTCGGGATCGACGCAATGCTGCCGGCACGCAAGCTGGCGGAAACCCGCTTCCACGACCCGCACATGCGTGCGCTCTTCGCCGGATGCGCCGCGCACTCCGTGCTTCCGCTCTCGCACATCGCCAGCTCTGCCACGGGACTCATCCTCGCCTCAGCGGCCCACGCCACCGGCTGGCCGATCATTCGCGGCGGTGCAGGCGGACTGACGCAGGCGCTCGCCAGCTACCTCCGTTCGCTCGGTGGCGAGATCGTGCTGGAGCACGAGATCCGCTCGCTCAGCGACGTTCCCACGGCGGATGCCACGCTCTTCGACGTGATTCCGGAAGCACTCATCAAGATCGCCGGAGAAGAGCTGACGCCAGCCTTCCGCGACTCGCTCGAGCGCTTCCAGCGCGGCCCCGGCATCTTCAAACTCGACTGGGCCCTTAGCGAGCCGATTCCCTGGACCGCGAAGAACTGCCTGCGCGCCGCGACGATCCATCTGGGCGGCTCGCTCGAAGAGATCGCACAGTCGGAGTACACGGCGTTCAACGGCGGCGAGACCGACAAGCCCTTCGTTCTGCTGGTGCAGCCGAGCCTCTTCGACGACTCGCGCGCCCCCGCAGGCAAGCACACGGCGTGGGCCTACTGCCACGTCCCCACCGGCTCACGCGCCGACCGCACCGAACTGATCGAGCGTCAGGTCGAGCGTTTTGCCCCAGGCTTTCGCGATGTGATTCTGGCGCGCCGAGCGAGCTCCGCTGCCGAGCTTGCAGCATGGAACCCGAACCTCGCGTGCGGCGACATCTCCGGCGGCGCGATGACGCTCAACCAACTTCTCTTCCGCCCCACAAAGAAGCTCTACCGCACCAGCAATCCGCGGTTGTATCTGTGCAGCTCCTCGACGCCTCCGGGCGGCGGTGTACACGGCATGTGCGGCCATAACGCTGCGCTGGCAGCACTGCGCGACCACGGCGCGTAGAAGCGCAGGAAACGCTCCCTGACAGCTTGCATCTGAACTGTGATACCCGCGTTCCCAACGCCGGAGGTCACTTTGCGCAGCAGTCTCGATTTCAGCTCATTTCACGCGCTCCTCACCACGCTGGTAAGCCTGGCGGTCATCACACTGCTCGGCGTCGGCATCCGGCTGCTGACGCAGGTCACCATTCAACAGCGGCGCGAGCGTATGAACCGCCAGATCAACGAGCGCCTGCGCGCCCTGATGGCGGCGTACAAGACGTTGGGCGGGTCTTTCACCGGGGATTTGACGGTGGACCCTGCCCACCTCCGCGATCTTCGCCGGAGCACCGAGACACCGGCTGTCGCACCGCCGTTGAATCTAAGCGAGAGCGTCGTTCAAGGCTCGGACCGCGCACGGAGGATTCGGGATGCCGTGGAAGGTGCGTTGTCGGACATCATTCTGCTCGGCACCGAAGACCAGGTGCGACTGGCGGCGAACGCCGCGCACGAACTCGCCACAGGCAAGCTCGTGCATACGCAGGATCTGGTCGTCTCGCTGCGCATCTTCATCCGCGAAGCACTCGACCTTGACCCCATCCCACGCGATGTAGAAATTCCTGTCCAGGGTCCGGCACGACCGAGCGCCTCGGGCGGCAAAGAAAAAGGCGACAAAGCCGAAGGCCGTCAGGGGAGCGGAGGAGGTGGTGGTGGCATGGGTGGCGGTATGGGCGCAGGCGGAGGCTTCAACTTCGGATCAGGGTCACACCAGGACGAAAGCGAGGACGAGCAGGATGGGGCAGGCGCCTCGCCTCATCACGGCTAGTTCGTCTCTGAGGCCATCTGTCCCGCACGAAGCGAAACAACCACGCACTCCAGCGGCAAGCCCTCAGACGAAGACAACGCTGTTACGACCCCGCTTCGCCTCGTAAAGAGCTTCGTCGGCGCAGTTCAACGCCAGTTGCAACGTGCTTCTATCGGTGGAGATGAGACAACCGCCTGCACTCACGGTCGTGCGCACCGGAAGCCCGTTCGCTTCGATAGCCGCCGTCTGAAAAGAGACCCTCACCTCTTCCGCCAGCAGCAAAGCATCCTCCCGCGAGTAGTCCGGTAGAAGGAGACAAAACTCCTCCCCGCCGTGCCTGCCGATCAGGTCTTCGGGGCGCAGGAACTGGCGCGCCGTCATGATGAATGCCTGCAGGAGTCTGTCACCTGCCTCGTGGCCATGCGTGTCGTTGACTGTCTTGAAGTGATCGAGGTCGTAAAGCAGGAGCCACACCTGCTTGCGCACCTGCAGGCAACGCTCGATTTCGAGGTCGGCGCGCTCTCGAAACCCTCTGCGATTCAGGACTCCGGTGAGAGCGTCGCGCTGCGCCTGATGCAGCAGACTGTTCGCATAACGCTCGTTGAGCATCAGCAGGATCGACAGGCTCCAGATAAGGAAGATCGTCAGGAAGACGATGCTGGACAGCGCGTCGATCCACGGTGCATCCTGCCCGTGCGAGAGCAACCGGAAGAGGTTGGAGATGCGTAGAACCGAGACGATCGGTACAGAGAGAAACATCGACATGGCGAGCCTGCGCATGAAGAGGTTTTCCTGCTGCTGGCCGCGCCAGCATTCGACAAAGCTGCAGAGGCAGTAGACCGAACTGACCAGCGAGTAAGCGTAAATGTGCCACAGGACGAGGTTGACGCTAGGAAGGGGCACGCAGAATAAAAGGGCAACTCCAATCGGGCCTGCCCATACCGCCCACCAGCGGATGGGGCGTGCATCAAATGATCGCAGTCCTGCCCAGGTAAGGCTGAAGAAGGCAATCAAAAGCCCATTGGCTATTGCCGTAATGACGCTTCGTCCCTGCTGCGCATACAAGCCGAACAAGAGGCTTCCGCAGCCACAACTGAGATTGGCACAGCCCCAGATCAGGAAGACGCGCTCAAAGAGCTGCTGTCTCCAGTTGAAAAGAAACAGGCAGCCGAAGACGCACGAGCACAACACCACCACGATCAGAATGGTGGGCGTATCAAGAAGGATGCTCGGCATAGACATTCGTTTGATTGCCCAAGTAAGAATTTGTAATTCAACCTCAGCCACGAACAGCACAAGCTTGAAGAAGACCTCTTTGCGAAAGGTCCTATAACTTCGGTGGAAGTAACTTCCTGCACGAACTCAACGATGGATTCGCCAATCAGATCGCAAACGTAGCCCGGCCTTGCGACAGACCGCCTGCACTCTTGCTCTTTTCCCGGCAAGCGTCTCGACAACTTCTGAAGCAGCTCTGGCCGCAGTGCTGAAAAATGGAGTGCCGTCGTCATAGTACCAATCAGCTGTTGTAGCGTTACGTCTAATCCTGAATCGCACGCAGACGAGCCTGCGTCTCAGGAGGCTCTCCCGAAGCATAGAAACCCGATGAACCGCGACCGTGGCCCACGACTCCCGGCAAAACCAGCAAGGGCTTGAAGACAACACCCAGCTCAAAAGCAGAGAGGCAGTACGAGTTTTTGCAACCTTCGCAGGTTTGTTCGAAAATCGTCGGAAGCAGCTACGGTTTACTCAGGGGGCGGGAAACGTGGAAGGCTCAATCACCGTTCGGCAGGGCACCCAGATTATGCCGATCGTTCCAAAGGTGATGCGAAAGCATCCTGGCCTCGCTGCGCGAGGGCTGCATGTGGAGCACCATGTGGTGGAACCGACCGAGTTTCCCGAGCGTGAACTCCTGCAACACAACATCTTTCTCTACACCGGACCGGCAGCGCAGGCAGAGATAAAGAGCCCGGAGTTCACAGGGACCCAATGGATGCGTCCCGGGTCGCTGTGGATCATGCCCAGGGGAAGTCGACACGGTGTCCGCTTCATGAAGAGCGTAGAAGGTGTCGCACTGGCGTTCGAGCCCAGCTACTTCGATCACTTAGTGCAATCCTCAGAGGGGAAACATTCTCAGACAATCCTGCACTCCCTCGCCGCCTGCCCACCAAAGATCGATCACCTGATGCGAGCGCTGATGTATGAGAGCAACGATGCGAGCACAGAGGAAGGCATCGGCCTGGAGTGCATTGCCACGGCAATCGCTCTGGCAA carries:
- the pheS gene encoding phenylalanine--tRNA ligase subunit alpha, with the translated sequence MDIQQLTDFSPAAIEQAFAAVLADAQASITAPGFDAEAFRLEWLGRKQGRLKQLSDVWLKTAPVEAKKLIGQRFNALKDEIEAAISGAGASASAKSTARALDFTLPGTTQPVGAEHPLVKTMAEVVEVFRRMGYSPRLGPEVESDFYNFESLNFPPNHPARDTQDTLVIADQDGKPLRDRLLMRTHTSPVQIRSMLMDDPPLRLVIPGKVHRNDESDATHSPVFHQVEGLCVDTNITFSDLKGTLDHAMKSLFGSSVKTRFFPSFFPFTEPSADVQISCIFCGGKGCRKCKHSGWIELLGCGMVDPNVFEAVNKRRIELGKDPVYDTSKISGFAFGMGVDRITMMKYGISDIGLLYSGDTRFLEQFA
- a CDS encoding outer membrane beta-barrel protein, giving the protein MRQIIKLSFTFLALLAVATVTSSAQTEKHHLIDTHVGVIAGAAAGNYNLNETDGTSYLNLDSAFSGGRVGVHGGVDFNLHGLVVGALADWSWSNAHFKFNESSNTGLLDGLQSKIKQMTTVRGRVGRRYHRALPYVHGGLLVADTEFKVTGAISSGTGVYSQSKVHNGYVAGAGLEYALAHHVSFVTEYGYNHVGNIAVPEVLFTATNGVSSTQTVNFSTVTAGVNYHF
- a CDS encoding YceI family protein, yielding MKKNMILAAAAALVLAPAMGAFAQTSTWTIDPAHSQSNFEIRHMGISNVRGSISGIKGEIVWDEKDASKDSVVADLDANTVDTTMEARDKHLKSPDFFDVAKNPTIHFQSTKVVHEGGKLVVWGNLTLAGVTKLVKLDVDGPVPPQKGMKGGLVSGFSASTVIKRADFNFGPKFAPPMLGDEVKITLDLEIGKK
- the pheT gene encoding phenylalanine--tRNA ligase subunit beta encodes the protein MNLITPWIRSFLPALPVSDRQLAEDLTLRGIAVEGEFPFADGNGTRFEMDITTNRVDAMNHYGVAREAAAIYNVALTPLTASLAAPVKETREGAGYPVRIEAEDLCGRFTTRILRGVTVKPATGMIAGYFAALGQKPISGPVDVTNFGWLAMGQPTHVFDLDKVEGAIVVRRAMAGEKLRLLDGTEKTLVADDLVVADEKKALGLAGVMGGWESRVTEETKNILVEAAWFDPASIRASSRRHGLHTDASHRFERGADFNAAPVANALITRLVLEQAGGEVEGPLVDVIVPALAAKTAERKPIQLRVSEVQRHLGTTLDGSELSAELITQYLSALGCELTPNGAPGDFLARLPSWRLDLEREIDLIEEVARVYGYNRFADTLPTFSGEVIDLPHAEQERVIRTTLRALGFSETISSTFVSAEAAAIFAATPAVPMGNPLSEEAGVLRPALAANMASALALNLNRDVDTVRLFELGTAFTGSTAEVTERQSLALGLTGNALATALYTAADALFYEAKGALEAVLAKFNGAVSFSADNLPTWIEAGRGANVLIDGKLAGSFGELSSTELQRRKLKQTCVLAELDAQTLLETTLRQPVIRELSRFQSVARDFSFLFPDSVQWSAIDTAIRGLAIPVLTSVSAVEIFRDPKGRAVAAGSYSLLVRTTLQSPERTLTDEEITSSTERITAALTSLGGSQRA
- a CDS encoding NAD(P)/FAD-dependent oxidoreductase gives rise to the protein MALRTANIIGSGPNGLAAAITLAQRGVAVTVYERNAMLGGACSTAEVTLPGFKHDLGSSVYPLGVCSPFFAALPLADYGLEWIEPTSPLAHPFDDGTALTLEYSIDETVRHMPGRDVKAWRNLVSPSLRHWTEIVEGVMNPLLGIPHHPFEMARFGIDAMLPARKLAETRFHDPHMRALFAGCAAHSVLPLSHIASSATGLILASAAHATGWPIIRGGAGGLTQALASYLRSLGGEIVLEHEIRSLSDVPTADATLFDVIPEALIKIAGEELTPAFRDSLERFQRGPGIFKLDWALSEPIPWTAKNCLRAATIHLGGSLEEIAQSEYTAFNGGETDKPFVLLVQPSLFDDSRAPAGKHTAWAYCHVPTGSRADRTELIERQVERFAPGFRDVILARRASSAAELAAWNPNLACGDISGGAMTLNQLLFRPTKKLYRTSNPRLYLCSSSTPPGGGVHGMCGHNAALAALRDHGA
- a CDS encoding GGDEF domain-containing protein, giving the protein MPSILLDTPTILIVVVLCSCVFGCLFLFNWRQQLFERVFLIWGCANLSCGCGSLLFGLYAQQGRSVITAIANGLLIAFFSLTWAGLRSFDARPIRWWAVWAGPIGVALLFCVPLPSVNLVLWHIYAYSLVSSVYCLCSFVECWRGQQQENLFMRRLAMSMFLSVPIVSVLRISNLFRLLSHGQDAPWIDALSSIVFLTIFLIWSLSILLMLNERYANSLLHQAQRDALTGVLNRRGFRERADLEIERCLQVRKQVWLLLYDLDHFKTVNDTHGHEAGDRLLQAFIMTARQFLRPEDLIGRHGGEEFCLLLPDYSREDALLLAEEVRVSFQTAAIEANGLPVRTTVSAGGCLISTDRSTLQLALNCADEALYEAKRGRNSVVFV
- a CDS encoding AraC family transcriptional regulator, whose product is MPIVPKVMRKHPGLAARGLHVEHHVVEPTEFPERELLQHNIFLYTGPAAQAEIKSPEFTGTQWMRPGSLWIMPRGSRHGVRFMKSVEGVALAFEPSYFDHLVQSSEGKHSQTILHSLAACPPKIDHLMRALMYESNDASTEEGIGLECIATAIALAICQHTRSLPSTMKAGPRLAPRQIRAVQSYVEDNLNRHITLADLSNIAELSAFHFLRSFKGSLGITPAKYVLDCRVERARSLLRSSHLTISEIAIRVGFEDLSHFSRAFRRVVGVPPSTFRNELQQ